One genomic window of Cheilinus undulatus linkage group 7, ASM1832078v1, whole genome shotgun sequence includes the following:
- the LOC121512237 gene encoding protein ANKUB1-like, producing the protein MRVFICFEGYCEPFDVPADQTVGAMKHMIKEHFLVHFSDDKQVHQYLELSYGGAALQDTWALCDVGIRSGSALRCLIKSEQRPAMHVFNAVSGETLPIMGSEALLQMSVGRLKTVLSMQSGLPVSVFRLSTAANVQLYDCNQLRDYGIEVGSILRLDTWDGWVEFLRGCLLGHRPKVQSHLSDNKPVMRFQLQVALYIAACLGHLDLTGWLLESGVHGDEPVGVHPYRLWCHQTAHRDTRKCPIHMAAERNQLLVLKLFISRNPLTLACRDPEGRDLLKVALQQGHTDCVRYLASKLFSVVSLPGMSLPMRIYLQMKRWASLGQKRAASNRCQHISVAFKARMGNKLLVDGFNQPIMSSKCRKSVTKQSRGIKAKELQPLPLHIISKRTPPRLSSLLSVNPKSEDMHKEMQHDLKKGKGGLLEKVGDEDSISCRSRFLLPPVTQKSITMPLFDGASPKPSHFLTASLESFPSHCGRTPRENAIHCFITASAFTEKPWLKQLKIAQTLIKKRAHMA; encoded by the exons ATGAGGGTCTTCATCTGCTTTGAGGGCTACTGTGAGCCTTTTGATGTCCCTGCAGATCAGACTGTTGGGGCCATGAAGCATATGATTAAG gaacATTTCCTGGTGCACTTCTCAGATGACAAACAGGTCCATCAATATCTGGAACTGAGCTATGGTGGGGCAGCACTGCAGGACACCTGGGCACTGTGTGACGTGGGCATCAGGAGTGGCAGCGCCCTCCGATGTCTGATAAAG agtGAACAAAGGCCTGCGATGCATGTGTTCAATGCTGTGTCAGGAGAAACCTTACCAATTATGGGAAGCGAGGCTCTTCTTCAAATGTCTGTTGGTAGATTGAAGACTGTTTTATCCATGCAAAGTGGTCTCCCTGTCAGCGTCTTCAGACTGAGCACAGCTGCCAATGTGCAGCTCTATGACTGCAACCAGCTGAGAGACTATGGCATTGAAGTAG GGTCTATACTCCGTTTGGACACATGGGATGGGTGGGTGGAATTCTTGAGGGGCTGCCTCCTGGGTCATAGACCAAAAGTCCAGAGCCACCTATCAGACAACAAGCCAGTGATGAG GTTCCAGCTACAGGTTGCCCTTTACattgctgcctgtcttggccatcTGGATCTGACTGGCTGGCTGCTGGAGAGTGGAGTTCACGGTGATGAACCAGTGGGGGTCCATCCTTACCGCCTGTGGTGCCATCAAACTGCCCACAGAGACACCAGAAAGTGTCCTATCCACATGGCTGCTGAGAGAAACCAGCTTCTCGTCCTTAAACTCTTCATCAGCAGAAACCCCCTGACCTTGGCTTGTCGAGACCCTGAAGGGCGTGACCTTTTAAAAGTTGCTCTACAGCAGGGTCACACAGATTGTGTGCGATACTTAGCCAGCAAGCTGTTCTCTGTAGTATCCCTTCCAGGCATGTCCCTGCCAATGCGTATCTACCTCCAAATGAAACGCTGGGCAAGTTTGGGGCAAAAAAGAGCAGCCTCTAATAGATGCCAACACATCAGTGTGGCTTTCAAAGCAAGGATGGGGAATAAGTTGCTGGTAGATGGCTTCAACCAACCAATTATGTCCTCCAAATGCAGGAAATCTGTGACAAAGCAAAGTAGAGGAATCAAGGCAAAAGAGTTGCAGCCCTTACCCCTGCACATTATTTCCAAAAGGACACCACCCCGACTCTCCAGCCTGCTTTCAGTGAACCCTAAATCTGAAGACATGCATAAAGAGATGCAACATGATTTAAAGAAAGGGAAGGGTGGCCTATTGGAGAAAGTCGGAGATGAAGACAGCATTTCATGCAGGAGCAGGTTTTTACTCCCACCTGTCACCCAAAAAAGTATTACCATGCCGCTGTTTGATGGTGCTTCGCCAAAACCTTCCCATTTTCTGACAGCGTCTCTGGAGTCCTTTCCTTCACACTGTGGTCGAACACCAAGAGAAAATGCAATACACTGCTTCATCACAGCAAG TGCCTTCACAGAGAAGCCTTGGTTGAAGCAGCTGAAAATAGCACAGACCCTGATCAAGAAACGCGCACACATGGCCTGA